GAAAATCTAGAAAAAACACTACATAGCCAGAGTTAAAATAAGGCGCAAGAGGCTGAATGAACATGGACAAAATGTTGGCTGAGGTTTGAAACGAGAGAAAAGGCAAAAGTCTAGGAGCGCAATAACATTAGCTtattgcttcttcttttttctttattcttttcccTTTTGTACACACCACACACTCATTTAAATACACTATACAACAGAATCTAAAATACTTTTCTTGACAGCAACATGTTCACGGCTTGTTTAGGTATGCTGAAGATACCTGCACCATATTAAAAATAAGGTTTCAaatcaaagcaataaaaaaggCACTTGGAGGTGACGTCCATTGAGTCTTGAGTAAGTTTGCCATTCAGGCAACAACACTAGAACACACACATTGTTTCTCTGCCATTTCTATGACAGGAGGCACTGTAGCTAGATGGTCGAGAGTTCTGTTTTCGTGTAAAGCTCCACTCCACTTCTCTGgctctcatttttttgtttcgcGATATCTACAGACCGGCTGCTACATTTCTTCTCCCTTtgttcttctttcactttctttCCCATCTTGACTTGCTTTTGTCCTCAGACTTCCACTTCCCGCAGTCCCTCCTGAGTGCCCGGCGTTGACGGCATGCTGATGTCGAAGCAGGTCACCATCATAACACGAGACTTGCACAGGTTGACGCAGAATTCCAGATCTTCAGTGGCCTGTGCCAAGGCCTCCAAGTACTCTATAGACTCCTTATCCATACTCGGATCCACCTCAACTGGCAAAACAAGACAATTACATTCAATTATGTGAATTTCAATGGGAAATGTAGGAGAAAAATCAACTAGTGGTAGCTGCTTACACTCGCCCAACCACTTGCCAGGGTCCATCATCAGTCGGGCCTTAgtgtcctccagctcctccaatAACACTTGATGCTTTGCCTTCAGTTCCTTCACTTGCTGTTGCCTTTTCTCCAGCATCTTCAACTTGTTGTTAAAATACAGCAAACCCTGGAAAAGAAGAGGTAATATTGActttaacaaatttaaattgcttaaactttatttaactgaaAGCAGATAGTAACTATACAGCTGTCATACATGCCGAAAGTTGTAATTTTGTATGCAATTGTATATAATTAgactaaatgtaaagtttttaaatgaatataatAATGATGTTAAATGATTGGCATTGTATAAGAATAAAGTTTATATGTCATTTAAACAGAATAAACTCACCTTATCAACATCTTGGAATGgctgctgtaaaaaaaataagaaagaaaacgTTAAAAACCTGCATACAtgggtgttttttatttttttgtaatcaaaaaGTACACGTTTTCGTTATTAATACCAATAAATTTAATTTCCATaacatgcaaataaataaagtcactTAAGGACACACTTGACATTCCTCAGACTGACATTTTAACTTGAGGATTTTCTGCTAAAGTGAACTTAAGGTCAAATGTCTGGGACATTCTATTCTGGTCCgaattctttaaataaagaagtgGATAAGGTATTTAAGAAGTTCTCACACCATACTCTAAATCCACACAGCACACGTGGATCATCCATGACCTTTAAGTAACTCTTACAAAATCAGGCTGAGGATTTGCAAGCTGCATTCATAAGACCTTAAGACCAGACGGGGTGTCACTGGAGACGAGACTGAAAATCACAATGTGTTCAGTCAGGAATGATTCTGAGCTCACCTCAGTGGGTTCTTCCTGGTGTCGCCTTTGGAGTCGTTCCACATCATCTATCTCATACACCTTAATTTCGAAAGGCTCTTTCAATGGTCCAGAAATAGGAGGCAAGTCCACCCACTGGCCTGTTGTGCTCGCCTTTTTCCCCAAGGATGAGGTGTCTGGTAAGGGTGCTGGGATCAACCTTCTCCTTTGGAATCCTGAAAAAATGAACAGTATGGAACTTTGACACTCTCAATGTTTTCTTAATTGAtatgtagggctgggtattgattataatttccagaaacgattcaattcgattcacaaaagcctggatcaattcgatTCCAATTTTTATGATTCATCACTTCAATTTTGactttacacatttgtttagaaatacattaacaatccactatatgttttgaatatgtttatATTATTCTGATACATTTCAcgtactgtaaaatgtattagtgaaataacgagattgttaatagcatacagtgttacatggattatCAAACGgaaaagttctaacaaaaatgttcagatcactAACATCGTAAACCATATTCGGCTTCCcgtggagggtgtttcagtttggccactaggtggtgatcgttctatagcattacaccttattccagaagaagaagaaagtataaaAGTAGTATCACAACTggttattttgaaatatgtCCTTAAGAGTTTGTAaagttcatgtctgtgagtatataaagatgttaatttagtcaactATGTATATTTAGGTCAacctagtgttagcattagctgtcctatgggaaattcccttaaacattagcatcaagctggcGGACTTTAggtttatgtgctaaattgatttgtatttttaagaattgattattgatctgttcagcttaaatcaaatcaaatcaattaatcgattttattaaccctgCCTTATTGATATACAACTGTAATATCTTATATGAAATGGAAAAGCTATCCTGTTCTTTTATTACTTAGAATCAGTTGCGATAGTAGCATAAGTTAAAAGAGCTTGAGGAGTTGTGCCTTTTTGAATTGGCACTGAAAAGCTGTTTCTTAACCTGAACCAGGTCAGCACTGAATTATCCGCTTACCATTTGCTTTTTTCTTGGGATATTTGGAACTCCGTGCTCTTCCAGACGATGACATTCCACTTTCACTCATAGAGTCGAGGGCAGAAGAAGCACTCCCTGTGGCTTCACTATCTCTTATCATGCTTTCGTATCCACTGCTGCCTCCGCTGTGGTAGAACAAAGCTGTGCGGCCCATAGCTGGAGGCAGCTCCCCGCTCAAGACACTGCTGTTGTCACTCCCGTGGCCACTGCTGTAGCGCTGAGGCCGCCTGGGTGCAGTGATTTTACTGTAAGGAGAGGGCAGCAACGCTGTAGGCGACTTGTCGTCACTCACGTTTACTCCACTATCGTTACCACTGTCCGAATCTCCAGAACATCGACCATGTTTGCCTGATATGTTGCCTGTTGCCAGTTCACTCACGCGGCTGTTTGCAGCTCTAATGGCCTGTTTTGTGCCCATAATTGTCCCTCTTCCAGCTTTACTAGTGACTGGTGCTGGGGTTCGAGGAGCAGATGTTCGCCCCGATGGAGGGAGATTGGCATTTCTGTTGACAGGAGGAGCCAGAGATTTTGTTGAGGAGCTGAGCCCTTTTGAGTTGTTTGCTGACAGGGAGCGTGCCTTGCTACCATTAACAGTTCCTAGTGCTCTCGGGTTTGCAGGTTTTCCCTGACCAGTTTTGCTAATGTTCCCCCCACTTGGAGTCGATGGGCATGAGGCTATCGGAGAGCTTGACGAATTAGGTATACCAAATTTTGGGATAGACTTGCTGGATTTGCTACCCAGACTTGCCCCACTGTTCTCTCTGCTAAGCGCTGCCCTGGAACTTGATAAAGACAGACCTTCACACTTCTCCAGTGACATTTGACTGCCGTAATGGAGACCAGTCTCTCCTTTAGATCCTTTTGCCTTTGGGCTGGAGGTAACTTTGGCATAGTTGAGGCTTGAGGTTTTGAAACTGGCAGGGTCTGTTCTGTGGCGTATGTCAAGTTCATCTTCTGATACAGCTGTCCTTGTCCCAGAGGTCCTCCCTCCATCCCCATATGCTGACTTTAAGGCACTTTGGGGAAGCAAGATCTTAGTCTTGTGGTCAAGACTGGACTTCCTAACTGGAGGGGGAGGTGGTGAGGTGCAGCTAGGTTTAGAGAGGCTGCTTGTTTTCTGTAAATTGGCCTTATTGTTTTTCCCCAAGGAGGAGAATTTAAGGCTTGTGGTAGATGCAGCCAAATCTTGGGTTATCTTGTAGTCTACAGAGGGATGAATGACGGGCACAGTTCCGAGGGTAGTGGCACCTCTTCTCAGCTGAGGCATCTTCGTGGGTGTAGTCTTAACGGCTGACTTTTCACAGCCGTCAACCACCCTATGGGATGAGGTAGGCCCCTGCATCTTGGGTGGGCGAGGTACACTGTTGCTGTTGTTGAATGGTTTGCTGGAAGGTATACCACTAGGGGGATTTCTGAGGAACTTGCTGGTGCTGGAGTCAGAAAACTGAGGTTCTGAGTGGTTGTTGGTGCGCTGCCAAGGATCCTCTTGCTTAACTTCTTGCCTTGGTGGATCTTTACcactgctgctactgctgctaCGACTGTGAGAAATGGATGAGGTAGGTTTGATCTTCCTAGGAAGGCTGGAGTGAACTATGAAGGAACCTTGTGGAGGTGAGGGGGAGTTTGCTTTAGTCATATTAGATGTGTTTCGGATGGAGCCTTTTGTTAACTCTGGTGAAGGGGGGCATCTCGTCAATGACAGTTTGCTTGAGGCAGCACTGTCACTGTCTTGCTCAGAAAAACTCAACCCACTGTCATTTAGAGAACCCTTTGCCTCTCTGGGAGAAGACACACAATGAAACATGTCAAGGGAATCAAAGCTAAAGACTGGCTCTGGACCAATGTTTCTGACTTGGGGAAGGAAAACATCTACAGAATGAGCTCCTTCACTTTCCACAGTGCATATACTGACTTCACTCAGCCAAGAACTAATAGACGAGCCCCTGCTGTCCATATAGTCGATGGGACCCTCCTGAATGGGTTTAACCACTGCTGCATTTACTTCTGATTCTCCAACAGTTGATGTATAGGCATCAAACTCATCGTTAATGCTGCTGATGATGCTGACAGGCCGGGAACCAGAGGCCAAGGCCTGAAGTGAACAGTCACTGTTGAAGCTGATAATGCTTGATGGCCGGCCCTTATCGTAAATGCTACCAATCGACAGCTCTTCCACCACAGTGAACACCAACTCATCCTCTCCATTCAACTCCACAGGTTGCTGCAGTGTGACAGTAGCTTTAAGGATGTCCCTATCCAGACATCTGTCCCTCAAGGTAGAGCGCACTTGGCAAACCTCCACAGGACCTCTGAGCAAAGGGGAGGTACACGGGTCTCTTCTTTTGACAGCTTGGTGGCTCATTCCCACAGGTGGCATTCTGGTGCTAGATCTTTCTTCAGAGTCTCCattattttctttctgctgTGCAGGTGGTGGGGATGGCTTTGGCAAGGATTTCTTGTTGAAGTAGATCTTTTCTCTCACCACAGGTTCTGCATTTGCCACAACAGGATTCGCCAACTTGTCTCTACTGACTGGAATCTCAGAGACCAACACCTTTTTGCCATCAGCACTACTTCTGCATTCATTTTGAACATTCTCAAATGGTGTCCTTTCTTCAGGTATGCATTGCATCATGACATTGTCTATTTTGGATCTAGTACTGGGACTACAGGATGGCTGGACTGGGACAGATTTTGAAGATTGTTTGGCTGAGAGGCTGTCTTGGTTGTTGGGAAAATTTGATACAGTCTTTGGTGAACTAGAGCCTTGGCTGTCTTTAGGCTTTTCAGTTTTGGGGCTAGCTTGGCTTCGCTTGCCCTCTCCAACAAAGGCGGTGGGTTCTTCACTACCGTCTATACACTCAAGCCTCTCCTGTAGCTCAGCAAATGTGTTGCATTTAAAGAACTGGTCTCTGTCCAGATGGTCCTCTTTTGTAGATTTCTTCTTGTTTAAGGAAGGGATAATTGGAACAAATGCAGGTGGACCTTCATTATCACTAAGCTCCCTGTCAGAAATTGCTGTTCCCCCAGGGCCAACATAAATAACCGTATCACAAGACTGTTCACTACTGGAGGAGTATTCTGGGTCACTGAGAAAAGAGGGCAGGTCTGGATCTAGGGCTACTGTCCGAGGATGAAAAGGCCTTAGGTGAGGTGGCCGACGGATCCGTCCTTCCTCACAAGAGCTTTCGCCACCAGAAGAACTGGATGCATACTGCACAGAAGAGTAAAACAGAGTATGGATGATTTTAAAGTGGTGTGCAGGTATTTTAAGGGCCCATAGACAACATAATTTTAGGTCATTCTGGTCTATATCTATGCTTGTTGCTGTGTGTCAGCAGCCCTCAAATCACAACTGTAATGTGTTTTTAGCAATGTTGGCTCAGCTGagtaaataaatcagaaataaaaggcaaaaataatattttaacaatttatgGGTCTGTGTTAGGATATTATCTGTCCTAAGTCATCTCAGTAATTAGTAGTTGTGTTGGAATTGCTTCACTACTGACTACATAGTGCACTGTATGGTgggtttgccattttgtagaaCTGTCTGAATCTATAATGCCACaatccagtgccctagaaattttccagaagtctctgcgaaaaaccaccacaaatcacatttttggcgaatatagaccataatgcattgggtttgaaggatttttcataagaaaaaaatgttttaattcattttgtataaaccattcatgttttcatgaacagaacacagtggattcataaaatagtctttgtaaacaATCATATTAATTAGgattttacttcaaaaaatctgtgatgtcattaaaaaaaaagtaataagtgTGGTGTCCGAATAATAAATCTAACAGCCTATCTATCTAGTCCTGCACTAGATAGTGCAGGACTAGATCGTAGTTAGGAGTAGGTAGAGAATTTGGACATAACCAAAATGTgtagaggaagaaaaaagacTGGTTCTCATGCAATGCTCAAATCTTGCATTTGTCATAACTGCATCATCTTTAATAGCTTAGAATAAACAAAAGGAGAACATTTTGAATCAATTAAAGCTTtacaatgaataaaataaattcttaaaatgaTTACCATCactgaaatgtgtttgaaaactTAGAAGCTTCACAAAAGTATCAACAACTTTCATAGTGTACCTTGGATTTCTTTTTCCTCATCCGGTGGATGCGAGATGCCAACTGGATGGTGGTGAGGGAGTCTGCATGGTTGGCTGGGACATCTGAGATGTGGGCAATCATTGTGGTTCTACAGTTAATGTTGCCAAGGGACTCCCTTAACAGCATTGTCAATTTGCTGTCTCTACAGAATGCAAAAGTATAATTATTAGTAGACTCCAcatgtgttttaaaacaacaacactaAAGAGCTGATTAGATGAAACTATTCTTGAGgtcactttaaaaaactttgctaaaaatacactgaaattactttttaaagaagaagaaatgggAAATCCATGTACTACATTTACCaactttttctgaaataattaaCTTGCAGATGTGAGAAAAATTCATGGGCAAAATGTAACATTAATGTGATTTTCTCACCTGTAAGGAACGTGTTTAGCTCCATTTGTCAAAGCCATTATGACGTTTCCCAATGCATTGAGAGAAAGGCACATGCCTCCTCCTCCGTCTCTGCTTTTACTCAGCACCTTTTCACAGCTCCCCAAGTCTAAAAGGTGAAGTCTGCTCCGCCCGCCTGACACtgtcaatgaaaaataaagcacCAATTGAATACATGAAGGCCATTTTCTATTTGTTATCTTCCTTAATTGTAGTTTCAGACATTAAAAGTGAAGTAGCCTAACCCCACAAGACTGGGGAGGAAGATTTTCCACACTGATATATCAATGCAATTTAGGATGTAAGTGATGTTTATCTAATAGTATCAGATGTATGAAATGTAGCAATTAAACAACCGACCAACACTAGCAAACTTTTTCAAGCAATCTAAATCGAGTTTCAGGTCTAGATGAACcgtgattctttttttctttaagtaagGGTTGTAATACTAACTTCCGCCTTTGCCACTCTTCTCCATGCGATACTGATAAACATGCAGGGTGAACAGCATGTGAGAGTTGCGCCGCTCGTCCTCCTCAACATTTGGTCTGCTGGTGCTGCGTGCGGCAATGGCTGCATCGAGGTAAAAGGCAGCTTTGTCGGCGGTCGGAGCGCGCAGCTCGCTCTGATTTTGGAGCTGCGAGGACAGAGGAATAGACAGAGGGTTAGCACAAGactggtaaaagaaaaaaaaaacgagaaaaaaacagaggaacCTGTTAATTGGACCCCCTGCATACATTTCCTGCACATATCAATGACTCTCTGAGGCAATTAAAAACAGAGGATGTGCATGCTGAGGGAGAGGGGCTGGGAGAGGTAATGGTGGAGCAGGAGGTAGGGCCACCTTCCTGAGAGGAAGGGATTCAGAAAAGAAGCAGGCAACATGAAGGAGTCCATGTGTGGATGccaagaggaagaggagcccTTCCTGAGGTGCAGTTGCTTTgaagtccaaaaccaacacccccacccccccccaaaaaaaaaacatctgtcagCAACACCTGTGAATGACTTCAAACCTGCAGTCCTTCACCAACCCCCAATGATATTCCTACAGATGTTTGTGGCGAGCTTGCTTTAAGTCTTGGGTAATAGATTCTGACAGGAGagtcagagaaagaaaataaaaagaaagctaTCAATAACACAGGTGGGTTTGGTTGAAATATAAATCAAAGATTTCAGGAGCGAGGATCTACTGAGAAGGGCTGGGAAGTCCTAGGAGACAAAAAGTCTCACACATGTACTCGCCAGAAAGTTTAAAcatctttgaaaaagaaagAGGGGTTAgatcacagacagaaaaagatcAATACCAAGACTAATACCGTATAACCCACAGAGAGGGAATGAAAGACTGAGCCAACAAAGGAAAACAGGGGAGACCGAGCGCCTCTCACCTGAGTGCCGCAGATGGGATCCTCCTTCAGATGGATTCCCGGTGACTGGCCCTCCTGCAGGCTGCCTGTTGACACTTCTGACAGCAGGTCCTTCAGCTCTTCGTCTTTCCCAAAGATTTCCACAGCAGACACGCGGACTGAGAACCGCGTGCCAGTCTTCTCCTTTCTCTCGTTGATGAGCTTGAAGAGCCAGGAAATGGCGCAGGGCACAATGCCTAGACTCTGAGTGGAGCTGTCTTTGCCAATCATGGTGTATGTCTTGCCTGGGGACGTATGATAGGGAAAGAGgtatcacaaaaaagaaaatacggCCTTGAAGCATACATATTCACTTTATGTTCCAGATGAGATGTCTTATTCTACCACGGGCAGtgattttgaaaagaaaaggaacaaCAGGCACTgggaaaaagggaaaagatAAAGGCGGACATGGAGGACGGTTGTACATGTGaatcaaatgcaaaaaagaaaagaatgataGCAAACAGCTGCATCAAGAAAGAAATCTTTTAGAACAGTCTAGTATTTTAATTACAGGGTAACCCCTAAAGCCTTGATGCTACACTTAATCCGTCACCCCCCAACCTCAGACTCGCTTCAGATTCCTTTCCCTTTAATCTCCGATTCCTTGACTCACCCCAGTGCATCACTGAACCAATTGTGGACATCTAGTGTAGCTAACAAAGACCAATAAGAGTTTTTTCTTTGGCTAACAAAGGCACTTGTCTAATCTGGTGCCTCTGGAGGAGCTTACCGAGCCTGACTTGACCGAAGCTGAAGATGCAGCCGTCTGCTCCGTTCACCACCGACTGGATGACCTCCGCTACCGTTCCCGAGCACACCTCCGCCTGCGACAAAAACACCGGCTTGTTATGTTCTGGAATCACATTTGTCCATCCAAAATTAGAGCAAAGTCATTTTGCGCtctaacacaaaatctttaacataatgtaacttttcaacttaacacgatcaatgtaattccagtagattttgaaggagaaaagtcgcttttctccttcaaaatctactggaattacattgattgtgttaactaacagttaaaaagttatagtaaatcaaagaacataaacactagagtTTAAGTAGtagagggttaaaaaaaaacgactattttttcttgttttttattcataaataacaCCAGACTTATCTAAGTGGGAGTTTTAATGGTTTGGTAAAGCGGTGTTTAAGAAGAGAGGTTAGATATAAGTGGAAGGGAATTCAGATCATACTTCTGATGGCTTAAAATGCCCAGCTGTTAGCCCCTTGATCTTTTGCCTAAGCCCCTTACCACACCCTTTATGGTTAAGAAAGTTCTTAAGTTCTTAGGCAGACAAATGCCTGATCAACACCTAATGTCCCTTACTTGTGAGGCATCCTGGGTAAAAATGGCATCAAAGGCGAATATCTTTGGAACGGCCACGGTGGCGGATCTCCTGTGCCCCGAACTGGAGTGTGGGCTGGACGCTGGGTCGTAGAGGGTCAGCTGCTTCTTCCTGCTGTCAACCTTCAGGAAGGACTGCGACTCGGAAGAGTCGGCATCCTCCAGAGATGGACAGATTCGCATCATCACTTTCACCTGTTAAGTTTAAcataaagaaagagaaaaaggaagTGTGAAGTCACAAAATAACCAATTATAAAATAGGAGGGTAGAAATAAGAAGATTAACTTAAATTATGAAAGGAGTCGAAGGTTCGCATTCTGAATAGAAGTTGCAAACCGAGACTCCCTCAACATTACGCATTAACATCACGTCCACTCTTTCAGAGCTGATGTACATCTgaggtttccatggaaacagtCTCACATTCAGCGGCGAACTCGATGGGTCAACACATTGCTTAATGGTGTTAGTAAAAAAGGAAGCAAGGTGAGTATTGAAAGtcattgctaaaaatgctgaaaattgtGTGAAGCACCCTGCTGGGGGGGATTATCCCTCTCTaggttgttatttttttggactgAGGGCAGCTCAGCAGCAGGCAGAACAGAAGTATATGGCCCCTTCTTTATTCTACCTTTGCTTCTGGTTCCTTGCTTCACGTAAAGAATCCTAAAACCTGCTTTGATATTCACAAAGAAAGCTTACAGCTACGATACATTCCTCAGGTCAAAGTATGACTCGTCACACCTGCATGGACTGAAAAAAGGTGACAGCTTTTAGATAAATGTGTCGTTTCAACTCTGCACTGACAAAACGATGCATTTCTTGTATTATTGCTGTGCCTCAAGGAATAAAGTCGACTTCCAGGCAGTGTGCAGCGCTGCATCTAACAAAAGCCACACAGCTTCTGCCCTTGCTGTGCTGCACACAGCCTTCTGTGTGTGCTTTGTGGGGGTGTGTTTGAGCATGTCGCGCTATATGGAGCTCCAGTTTACGATCAgctccttttaaaaatgacaactcGATATTGCTTCACAATCTGATGGTCAGATATAAACCTGTTACAATAGCGCTATGAAAATATATCTGTGACTGACGAGGGACAGAGCAGCTCCAGGGATAAGTTTAGAAGGCTTTTTAAGACCCTGTCATCTCCTAGAGTGTTTACTGTTACGCCCTGACATTACAACCAGAGAAGGCTTTCTATACTCTATAGTGCACAAGATGGGAAGCCATTCTAAGGCTTCTTGAAAAAGTACTGCAAAACTGAAAAGGAACTATAGAGCAGTAAGGGCTGCAAAActttcagtgaaggcctaaattTCTCTGAAAAGACGTGTCAAAATCACagagaaatttatttttatttatatatacatttgtccaaaatatatgTTAGATCATTCCAACTGTTCTGTAAGATTCTCTCACAGCCCTCACTGTTTTTATCACAttaaagtttctaaccaatcagattttagccttcacttgttgctaggttcatgaaagtctgTCTTACGCTCATACAGTCAATTCTTCCGTCCTTACTTCCAGTCTTTGCAACAGCTTTCCATAAGATTTATGACTATTGCTGATTAAACAATACCCATAAATGGAATATTTGTgttgattcaaccaatcagaatttgagttagAAGCTCTGTAGCTTCGTGAGGACGGAAGATAACATAatcgcctctgattggatggtcaaagaTTGCACTACCAAAATCTGACTTCATCTGTTCTTCAGGCAGTAGCtgcacttgatttttgtttgaaatactCTGTGTTTTGCAGTTAACAATGGAAGAAGTTTATTTAGTTGTTGATTTACTGCGTAAGCCATTCTTAAGATGGACTTTTCTAGAAAAATTGTCCAAATTTTGTAAAAGTCTCAATTTAATTATCATATTTTCTATTGGCAAACATGaaataagaattaaaataataatttttaaaaaatctactcTATAAAAATACCTGCTAAAATTGTACAATTTTAGCACTACAATGCACGTGTTTCTATTAAACTGTCATACCATGTGAAAGGAACCTCCACATGCATCTGCTGAAGCAGCAACATCTCAGCTCTCTTTTTTATCTTGGCAGCCATCAGATATTGAAGGCCACAGTGTTTTCACACGTTGCACTAATGGCCTCTGTTTCCAGAGTCCATTAGCGAGGCTCCATCTCCATTGCGCCATCTACTCAGCTTTCTATACCTGACAGACGTGTCTCCAGGTCAAAAGTGGAGAGTTGGAAGTGACCTAAATAAGGCCGATGGAAACAAAACTATTATTTAGGTCTGGGGTTGAATTGATATAAAAACAGATGCAGGAAAATGGGAAACCACAGAATCTTGTAGATATTTCTGTTGTGTATAGGCTTTACAGGAAGGCACACCAATCTCAGCTGATATATATGAACCTGTGTCATTCAGGGGTTTACAACACAAGTGAGAACTTCCATCTAGTTAGACTTCATGCTCCGTTGAGCTGCCTTTTCATCTCCtcaaacatgcaaacaaacaaactaaaaagggAAGAGCGAGGTGTTTGCACAGCTTTGTTAAACAGTTGTCTTCAAACGGCCGTCTTGGCTTTCAGCACTACATCTTTTGTGTATTTAGAAGACCTTCTGTTAACATGAGTACATATCTGTAAAATACAGATTCAGTGTTTGAAGCATCTCCTTTTACAACAGGCTCATCTGGCTGAATCTGCATTGAACagatcagtgtgtgtgtgtatttcagCTCCACAAACTATTTGTACCTGTGGG
The genomic region above belongs to Oryzias melastigma strain HK-1 linkage group LG22, ASM292280v2, whole genome shotgun sequence and contains:
- the kif26ab gene encoding kinesin-like protein KIF26A isoform X5, which gives rise to MMDWKELAAQKLNLSSKRKKHQPLPLHPQEPSIYPTNFSGILQVSPPPAPPCLLRAVSKVKENPGMGKVKVMMRICPSLEDADSSESQSFLKVDSRKKQLTLYDPASSPHSSSGHRRSATVAVPKIFAFDAIFTQDASQAEVCSGTVAEVIQSVVNGADGCIFSFGQVRLGKTYTMIGKDSSTQSLGIVPCAISWLFKLINERKEKTGTRFSVRVSAVEIFGKDEELKDLLSEVSTGSLQEGQSPGIHLKEDPICGTQLQNQSELRAPTADKAAFYLDAAIAARSTSRPNVEEDERRNSHMLFTLHVYQYRMEKSGKGGMSGGRSRLHLLDLGSCEKVLSKSRDGGGGMCLSLNALGNVIMALTNGAKHVPYRDSKLTMLLRESLGNINCRTTMIAHISDVPANHADSLTTIQLASRIHRMRKKKSKYASSSSGGESSCEEGRIRRPPHLRPFHPRTVALDPDLPSFLSDPEYSSSSEQSCDTVIYVGPGGTAISDRELSDNEGPPAFVPIIPSLNKKKSTKEDHLDRDQFFKCNTFAELQERLECIDGSEEPTAFVGEGKRSQASPKTEKPKDSQGSSSPKTVSNFPNNQDSLSAKQSSKSVPVQPSCSPSTRSKIDNVMMQCIPEERTPFENVQNECRSSADGKKVLVSEIPVSRDKLANPVVANAEPVVREKIYFNKKSLPKPSPPPAQQKENNGDSEERSSTRMPPVGMSHQAVKRRDPCTSPLLRGPVEVCQVRSTLRDRCLDRDILKATVTLQQPVELNGEDELVFTVVEELSIGSIYDKGRPSSIISFNSDCSLQALASGSRPVSIISSINDEFDAYTSTVGESEVNAAVVKPIQEGPIDYMDSRGSSISSWLSEVSICTVESEGAHSVDVFLPQVRNIGPEPVFSFDSLDMFHCVSSPREAKGSLNDSGLSFSEQDSDSAASSKLSLTRCPPSPELTKGSIRNTSNMTKANSPSPPQGSFIVHSSLPRKIKPTSSISHSRSSSSSSGKDPPRQEVKQEDPWQRTNNHSEPQFSDSSTSKFLRNPPSGIPSSKPFNNSNSVPRPPKMQGPTSSHRVVDGCEKSAVKTTPTKMPQLRRGATTLGTVPVIHPSVDYKITQDLAASTTSLKFSSLGKNNKANLQKTSSLSKPSCTSPPPPPVRKSSLDHKTKILLPQSALKSAYGDGGRTSGTRTAVSEDELDIRHRTDPASFKTSSLNYAKVTSSPKAKGSKGETGLHYGSQMSLEKCEGLSLSSSRAALSRENSGASLGSKSSKSIPKFGIPNSSSSPIASCPSTPSGGNISKTGQGKPANPRALGTVNGSKARSLSANNSKGLSSSTKSLAPPVNRNANLPPSGRTSAPRTPAPVTSKAGRGTIMGTKQAIRAANSRVSELATGNISGKHGRCSGDSDSGNDSGVNVSDDKSPTALLPSPYSKITAPRRPQRYSSGHGSDNSSVLSGELPPAMGRTALFYHSGGSSGYESMIRDSEATGSASSALDSMSESGMSSSGRARSSKYPKKKANGFQRRRLIPAPLPDTSSLGKKASTTGQWVDLPPISGPLKEPFEIKVYEIDDVERLQRRHQEEPTEQPFQDVDKGLLYFNNKLKMLEKRQQQVKELKAKHQVLLEELEDTKARLMMDPGKWLGEFEVDPSMDKESIEYLEALAQATEDLEFCVNLCKSRVMMVTCFDISMPSTPGTQEGLREVEV